The following proteins come from a genomic window of Eubalaena glacialis isolate mEubGla1 chromosome X, mEubGla1.1.hap2.+ XY, whole genome shotgun sequence:
- the LOC133082354 gene encoding LOW QUALITY PROTEIN: caspase-3-like (The sequence of the model RefSeq protein was modified relative to this genomic sequence to represent the inferred CDS: deleted 2 bases in 1 codon), with protein sequence MNSGISLDDSYKMDYPEMGLCMIINNKNFHKSTGMSCQSGTDVDAANLWETFTNLKYEVRNKNDLTCEEILELMYSVSKEDHSKRSSYICVLLSHGEEGKNFGTDGPVDLKRLTGFFRGDCCRSLTGKPKLFIIQACRGTELDCGSETDSGVEDDTACQKIPLEADFLCAYSTAPGYYSWRNSKDGSWFIQSLCAMLKQYAYKLELMHTLTWVNRKLAIEFESFSTDSAFHAKKQIPCIVSTLTKELYF encoded by the exons ATGAACTCTGGAATATCCTTGGATGATAGTTACAAAATGGATTATCCTGAAATGGGTTTATGTATGATAATTAATAACAAGAACTTTCATAAAAGTACTGGGATGTCATGTCAGTCTGGTACAGATGTAGATGCAGCAAACCTCTGGGAAACCTTCACGAACTTGAAATATGAAGTCAGGAATAAAAATGATCTTACATGTGAAGAAATTTTGGAATTAATGTACAGTGTTTCTAAAGAAGATCATAGCAAAAGGAGCAGTTATATTTGCGTGCTTCTAAGCCATGGCGAGGAAGGAAAAAATTTTGGAACAGATGGACCTGTCGATCTGAAAAGATTAACAGGTTTCTTCAGAGGGGACTGTTGTAGAAGTCTAACTGGAAAACCCAAACTTTTCATTATTCAGGCCTGCCGAGGCACAGAACTGGACTGTGGTAGTGAGACAGACAGTGGTGTTGAGGATGACACGGCCTGTCAGAAAATACCGCTTGAGGCAGACTTCTTGTGTGCATATTCTACAGCACCTGGTTACTATTCCTGGCGAAATTCAAAGGACGGATCCTGGTTCATCCAGTCACTTTGTGCGATGCTGAAACAGTACGCTTACAAGCTTGAGCTTATGCATACTCTCACTTGGGTGAACCGAAAGCTAGCGATAGAATTCGAGTCCTTTTCCACTGATTCTGCTTTTCACGCAAAGAAACAGATTCCT TGTATTGTGTCTACGCTCACAAAAGAACTGTATTTTTAA